The following are from one region of the Primulina eburnea isolate SZY01 chromosome 17, ASM2296580v1, whole genome shotgun sequence genome:
- the LOC140818231 gene encoding auxin-responsive protein SAUR76-like, giving the protein MAKGGKLTKIKSVLKKMQSFKLGRSNSSSIAAANSSDDDDTPKDLHAVYVGKSRRRYLITSDVMENPLFRELVERRGSDGDLASFTVGCEVVLFEHLLWMLENADPQAESLGELVEFYAC; this is encoded by the coding sequence ATGGCCAAAGGAGGAAAGCTCACCAAGATCAAGTCCGTCCTCAAGAAGATGCAGTCCTTCAAGCTCGGCCGTTCCAACTCTAGCTCCATCGCCGCCGCCAATTCTTCCGACGACGACGACACCCCAAAGGACCTCCACGCGGTCTACGTCGGGAAGTCGCGGAGGCGCTACCTGATAACCTCAGACGTCATGGAGAACCCTCTCTTCCGCGAGCTCGTCGAGCGGCGGGGCTCCGATGGCGATCTCGCGTCGTTCACCGTGGGATGTGAGGTGGTGCTGTTCGAGCACCTACTCTGGATGCTGGAGAACGCCGACCCTCAGGCGGAGTCTCTGGGCGAGCTAGTGGAGTTCTACGCCTGCTGA
- the LOC140818494 gene encoding probable flavin-containing monooxygenase 1 has protein sequence MENPSKIAIIGGGISGIAAAKQLRKHNPVVFEATDCIGGVWKHCAFRTTKLQTPRCDYEFSDFPWPERDNSSFPSNIEILEYVHQYATHFDVLKFVEFNSKVVEIRFIGERRKSDEYGSLLSGQPVWEVGVQTSGSETIQWRTFECVVICAGKYGDIPMIPKFPQNKGPEVFKGKVLHTLDYCKMNQEETTQLLKGKKVVIFGYKKSAIDLAYECALENQGPEGQTCTMVIRTLRWTVPHYSVWGLPFSMFYSTRAAQFLHERPNQGFFRSLVCTALSPVRKIMSKIIESYLTWILPLEKYGLKPDHPFEEDYASCQMPILPENFFVEADKGKIDFKRTSKWGFWEGGVELDDGSRLEADVVVLATGFDGKQKLNAMIPDPLIRSLLEFPSGMMPLYKGTINPLIPSMPFVGYFESVSNLHTAEIRCKWLSRLVDNKFKLPSVEKMLLDTMEEIDIMKRTTRFYKRSCISTFSINHTDEICEEMGWKAWRKSNWIAEAFSPYNSQDYAEKEE, from the exons ATGGAAAATCCATCTAAGATCGCCATTATCGGAGGCGGCATCAGCGGCATCGCCGCAGCGAAGCAACTCCGGAAGCACAACCCGGTGGTGTTCGAAGCCACCGACTGCATCGGTGGGGTTTGGAAGCATTGCGCTTTCCGTACCACCAAGCTGCAGACCCCTCGGTGTGACTACGAGTTCTCGGATTTCCCGTGGCCTGAAAGGGATAACTCCAGTTTCCCTTCTAATATAGAGATATTGGAGTATGTGCATCAATATGCAACGCATTTTGATGTGCTGAAGTTCGTGGAATTCAACTCCAAGGTGGTCGAGATTCGGTTCATCGGCGAGCGCCGGAAATCTGATGAATACGGGAGTTTACTGTCCGGTCAGCCTGTTTGGGAAGTCGGAGTCCAAACAAGCGGATCGGAGACAATTCAG TGGCGTACGTTCGAGTGTGTGGTGATATGCGCCGGGAAATATGGCGATATCCCAATGATACCGAAATTCCCACAAAACAAAGGACCTGAGGTATTCAAAGGGAAAGTTCTGCACACTCTTGATTACTGCAAGATGAACCAAGAGGAAACAACTCAATTGCTTAAAGGGAAGAAGGTGGTAATATTTGGATACAAGAAATCTGCCATTGATTTGGCATATGAATGTGCTCTAGAGAATCAAG GACCAGAAGGCCAAACTTGCACCATGGTTATAAGGACCCTGCGTTGGACAGTTCCCCATTATTCAGTATGGGGTTTGCCATTTTCCATGTTCTATTCCACAAGGGCTGCACAATTCCTCCATGAAAGACCCAATCAAGGATTCTTTAGGTCCCTTGTTTGCACCGCACTCTCTCCTGTG AGAAAAATTATGTCAAAGATTATTGAATCATACTTGACATGGATTCTTCCGTTAGAGAAGTATGGACTGAAGCCCGATCATCCTTTCGAGGAAGATTACGCGTCGTGCCAAATGCCTATCTTGCCTGAAAATTTCTTCGTTGAGGCAGACAAAGGGAAGATCGACTTCAAAAGAACTTCAAAGTGGGGTTTTTGGGAAGGAGGAGTCGAGCTCGACGATGGAAGCAGACTGGAGGCGGACGTCGTGGTTCTTGCAACGGGTTTCGATGGAAAGCAGAAGCTGAACGCCATGATCCCTGATCCATTAATCCGAAGTTTGCTCGAGTTTCCTTCCGGCATGATGCCCTTATACAA AGGAACGATCAATCCGCTTATCCCCAGCATGCCGTTTGTCGGCTACTTCGAGAGCGTCTCAAATCTCCACACGGCCGAGATACGCTGCAAATGGCTGTCGAGGCTCGTGGACAACAAATTCAAACTCCCGAGTGTCGAAAAAATGCTCTTGGACACGATGGAGGAGATAGATATCATGAAGAGGACTACTCGATTCTACAAGAGAAGCTGCATATCAACTTTCAGCATCAATCATACAGATGAGATTTGTGAAGAAATGGGATGGAAAGCATGGAGGAAGAGCAACTGGATTGCTGAGGCTTTTAGCCCTTATAACAGCCAAGACTACGCAGAAAAGGAAGAATGA